In Peptococcaceae bacterium 1198_IL3148, the genomic window ATGAAGAAGAAATGCAGAAATCTTACTCCGAACGGGTGGGAGCCTTTTTTAAAGATGCCACCCAAAACTATCGCCGGGATACCGTCAACCTTTGTATGAGTCATCTGTTTGTCATCGGCGGCAGCGAAAGTGAATCTGAGCGCCCCATTCAGTTGGGGGGTGCCTGTACGGTGGAACCGGTCATGTTACCGGCAACGGCGCAATATACAGCCTTGGGGCATTTGCATCGTCCCCAACGGGTGGCCAAGTGGGAGCATGTGCGCTATTCCGGATCGCCGTTAAGTTACAGTTTTTCAGAGGCGGGGCAAACGAAAGCAGTTTATATTGTGGACTGCCAACCGGGACAGCAGGCCCGGGTACAGGAGATTCCGCTGACCAGTGGTTGTCCGCTGGTAAAGTGGAAAGCCGACCAAGGACTAAATCAAGTGCTCAAGTGGTGTGAAGAAAATCGGGACCCCAACGCTTGGATAGATTTAACCATCCACGTGCCAAAACCGCTGCAAGCCGAAGAAATCAAAATGTTGCGGGAACTGCGACCTAAGTTGATCAATATTAGACCGGTACTGCCGGAAATGGCAAGGGCAATGGATTTAACAGGCCGGGAAAGTTTACCGGTGGATGATTTGTTCCGGCAGTTTTATCAACGGCAGAACCAAGCGGAGCCAAAAGAAGAACTGGTGCAGCTGTTTTTAGAATTGATTCAAGCAGAGAGAGAGGGTGAAGATGCATGAAGCCCTTAAGCTTAAAGGTATCTGGCTTACATAGTTTTCGGGAACAGCAGGAGATAGATTTTACCGCCCTTTGTCAATCCGGGGTGTTTGGTATTTTTGGCCCCACCGGCAGTGGTAAATCCACTGTACTGGATGCCATTACTTTGGCGCTATATGGTAAAGTGGAGCGGGCCAAGAATGGCACCCAGGGCATTATTAATCAGAATGAGGATAAAGCCTTTGTACAATTTAATTTTGCCATTGGCGGTCAAGAGTATAGTGCTGAGCGGACTTATAAAAGAAATAAGGACGGTAGCATCAGTATGCGCAGTTGTCGCCTGATTGGAAAGGATGAGGCCGGAGAACAGGTACTGGCCGAAAGGGCCCGGGAAATGGCTGATCAAGTGCAACAGCTAATTGGTTTAACGGTGGATGATTTTACCCGGGCGGTGGTGTTGCCCCAGGGTAAGTTTGCCGAGTTCTTAACACTACAGGGTAAAGACCGACGGCAAATGCTGGAGCGTTTATTTGGCTTAGAGAAGTACGGGGAACAGTTGAGCCGTAAAGTAAAAACTAGGCTGGGTGAAGCCGAAGGCGAACATAAACTGGTGGCCAGTCGGCAGGCAGAACTGGGAAATGCTTCGGCAGATGCCCTTAAAGAGGCAGAGGAAAAGCTGCAACAACAACAAAGGTTATACGCAGAAATAGAACAAGTTAACCAGCAGCATCTCACCAAGTTTGAAGAACTAAAACAAATTAGGCAGTGGCAAACTGAACTGGAAACCCAGCGGGTTAAGGCTCAGGCGCTGGTGTTAAAGCAACCGGAAATCGACCGCAAACAAGAAAAACTGGCACTGGCCCAGCGGGCGCAGCACGTTAAACCTTATTTAGATACAGTAACTGCGGAACAGGTGAATCAGCAAAGGGCCATTGATCAGGCCCGGCAGTTGGCCCAGCAAGTTAAGCTGGCGGAAGAGGCTTTTCAACAATGCCAACAGCAGTATGATCACTGGCAACTGCAAACCCAAACCCTGGGTAAAGAACTGGAAGCAAAGATTCTTCGGTTGGACGAAGCAGTATTAAACGAACAAAAAAGGGATCAACTACAGGCTAAACAACTGGAATTGAGAAATCGGTTTAAAGAATTTGATGGACAGTACAAGCAACTGCAACAGCAGATTAAAGCATTGGAAATCAGCAAACAAGAGCTGCAACTGCGAAAAACGGAATTGGCTCAACTAATTGAAAACCGGGATATCAGTGCCCAGCAGCGGGAGGAGATGGAACGGAAGCGAGAGGCCTGGAAGGCACTGCAAGAAGTTGAAAAACGGCTTCAAGAACAGCAGCGGGAAGTCAATCAGCGCACCGAACAATTAAACGTCGCCCTGCAGCAAAAGGAAACGCTGCAATTGCAGGTTGTGGCCAGTGGGGTTGAACTAAGTCAAAAAGAACAGCAAGCGAGAAATTTAGTGACCCCTGCCGTTAGTCAACTGGAAATAAATAAGCGCCAACAACAATTAACCAGTAGTAGTTTGATTGTTAATAAACTGGAATACGAACAACAAGCCTTAACAGATAAGCAACAGCATATAACAGCACTGGAGAACCAGAAAACAGAAATTCAACAGCAAATTACTTTGGCAGAGGCCGATTTAACGGACCAAAATAACAATAAAAAGCAGCTGATTAAGGAAATTGAACAGTTAGAAGAAGCATACAAAAAGTTAGAACGGGATAATTTGGCCATTATTTTAAAGGCTCAATTGCGGGAGAATCAGCCTTGTCCGGTGTGCGGTTCCACCGATCATCCCCATCCGGTGGTATCCGGACATCAGCAGGCAGAACTGGAAGCAACAGCAGAAAGAATAAATGATGCCAAGATCAGATTACAACAATTGGAACAAAAAGTAGCCCAAATTAACAGCCAAGGGGCAGTGTTAAAATCTCGGCTAGCAAATATTGATGAGGAAATCGAGAAATATCAAGCCCAGGTGGCAACAATAGCCACCACTGTTAACCATCTGCACAGTCAACTGGGAGATGTGGCGGCTAAATTGGCGCTGCCAGAACTAAAGGCTGCTATTCACCAACAACAAAGCGATCTAAATACCACCCAAAAACAAATAACAGACTATACTGCCGCCAAAGAAAAACTAACCAAGGAAATAGATGATTTAAGGGCTAAATATAACGAGCAGCAAAGACAATTTACCGCTGCAGATACTGCCACAGAGGCCTTGACACAACAAATACGGGCAATGCAAAGGAAAAATGATGCGCTGATTACCGAGAGAGAAGACAAGTATCAACAGTTTGTTCAACTGGCAGCTGGTATGTCTGGAGAAGAAATAGAAGCTAAAGTAATAGCCGTTAACCAGGCACTAAAGGAACTGGAGCAATTGCGTAAAGAGGAAAAGACGGTATCGGCCAAATTGGATGCGGTGGTGAATGATCTATTTCAGAAGCAAGAATTGTTACAAAACCTAAAACAAAACATGGAAGCGTTAGTCATTGAAGGCAAAGCCGTTACTGGTCAAGTGGATGAGTTGGTGGCTAAAATTAATGAGGTTACCGATGGCTTAAGGGCGGCGGATGTGAAAGAAGCGGTGACACAACAATTGGCTCAACTGAACAACGCTTTCA contains:
- a CDS encoding exonuclease SbcCD subunit D; the protein is MRILHTSDWHLGRSLEGRNRLDEQQQFIAEIADIAHREKVDLILIAGDIFDTANPSAAAEQLFYQAIYDLAAGGSRGVVAIAGNHDSPERVRASDPLAEQLGITLLGLPKDQPFISSGSRERVKRLSVGSGWLELAVPGCDHSAVVVTLPYPSEQRLKEILVDKLNEEEMQKSYSERVGAFFKDATQNYRRDTVNLCMSHLFVIGGSESESERPIQLGGACTVEPVMLPATAQYTALGHLHRPQRVAKWEHVRYSGSPLSYSFSEAGQTKAVYIVDCQPGQQARVQEIPLTSGCPLVKWKADQGLNQVLKWCEENRDPNAWIDLTIHVPKPLQAEEIKMLRELRPKLINIRPVLPEMARAMDLTGRESLPVDDLFRQFYQRQNQAEPKEELVQLFLELIQAEREGEDA
- a CDS encoding SbcC/MukB-like Walker B domain-containing protein, whose translation is MKPLSLKVSGLHSFREQQEIDFTALCQSGVFGIFGPTGSGKSTVLDAITLALYGKVERAKNGTQGIINQNEDKAFVQFNFAIGGQEYSAERTYKRNKDGSISMRSCRLIGKDEAGEQVLAERAREMADQVQQLIGLTVDDFTRAVVLPQGKFAEFLTLQGKDRRQMLERLFGLEKYGEQLSRKVKTRLGEAEGEHKLVASRQAELGNASADALKEAEEKLQQQQRLYAEIEQVNQQHLTKFEELKQIRQWQTELETQRVKAQALVLKQPEIDRKQEKLALAQRAQHVKPYLDTVTAEQVNQQRAIDQARQLAQQVKLAEEAFQQCQQQYDHWQLQTQTLGKELEAKILRLDEAVLNEQKRDQLQAKQLELRNRFKEFDGQYKQLQQQIKALEISKQELQLRKTELAQLIENRDISAQQREEMERKREAWKALQEVEKRLQEQQREVNQRTEQLNVALQQKETLQLQVVASGVELSQKEQQARNLVTPAVSQLEINKRQQQLTSSSLIVNKLEYEQQALTDKQQHITALENQKTEIQQQITLAEADLTDQNNNKKQLIKEIEQLEEAYKKLERDNLAIILKAQLRENQPCPVCGSTDHPHPVVSGHQQAELEATAERINDAKIRLQQLEQKVAQINSQGAVLKSRLANIDEEIEKYQAQVATIATTVNHLHSQLGDVAAKLALPELKAAIHQQQSDLNTTQKQITDYTAAKEKLTKEIDDLRAKYNEQQRQFTAADTATEALTQQIRAMQRKNDALITEREDKYQQFVQLAAGMSGEEIEAKVIAVNQALKELEQLRKEEKTVSAKLDAVVNDLFQKQELLQNLKQNMEALVIEGKAVTGQVDELVAKINEVTDGLRAADVKEAVTQQLAQLNNAFTAAGKKLEGQRWQWEEQRKLYYSAEQQVKQIKERLEKAEQVLVTKLQEYQFVTRGQAEEAICSGAEMEQLQQQIDQYKQEQLITKESIEQLQQKLNGRSLTEDQWQQFNDEMKQIQLQLDEVKEQVYVLTDRLETLKKNHLRWQQLEEQKITWQREISKLKEMEKLLRGNTFVQFIAEEQLIHVALDASRRLGELTQYKYALEVDSEGNFIIRDDANGGMRRPVSSLSGGETFLTSLALALALSSQIQLHGQYPLEFFFLDEGFGTLDGGLLETVMNSLERLHTENMAIGVISHVPELKARMARRLIVEPAEKGGRGTRLQMETA